One Mesoplodon densirostris isolate mMesDen1 chromosome X, mMesDen1 primary haplotype, whole genome shotgun sequence genomic region harbors:
- the ZNF449 gene encoding zinc finger protein 449 isoform X2 translates to MAVALGCAIQASLNQGSVFQEYDTDCEVFRQRFRQFQYKEASGPHEAFNKLWELCCQWLKPKMRSKEQILELLVLEQFLTILPTEIETWVREHCPENRERVVSLIEDLQRELEIPEQQDIQYQNSM, encoded by the coding sequence ATGGCTGTGGCCCTGGGTTGTGCAATCCAGGCCTCCTTGAATCAGGGCTCGGTGTTTCAAGAGTATGATACCGACTGTGAGGTCTTCCGCCAGCGCTTCCGGCAGTTCCAGTACAAAGAAGCATCTGGGCCTCATGAAGCTTTCAACAAACTCTGGGAGCTCTGCTGTCAATGGCTGAAGCCAAAGATGCGTTCTAAGGAGCAAATCTTGGAGCTGCTGGTGTTGGAGCAATTCCTAACGATTCTGCCCACAGAGATAGAGACCTGGGTGAGGGAACATTGCCCAGAGAACAGAGAAAGAGTTGTGTCACTGATAGAAGACTTACAGAGAGAACTTGAGATACCAGAGCAGCAG